The region CTCTGCAAGTACATTACAGGAATTGTATCTAAAAAACGTCAGAAGATGATTGCAATTAACTGCGTAAGTGATCATATCCATTATTTCCTTGGTCTGAATACGGAATTGTCCATTGCTGAGATTGTCAGGGAAGTAAAGCGTTCTTCAACATGTTTTATCAATGATAAGAGACTCTGCCTGGGTGAATTCAAATGGCAGGATGGATACGGTGCATTTTCATATTCACATTCACATATTGACAGGGTGGTCAGATACATTGCTCGCCAGGAAGAACACCACAGGATACGGACATTTCAGGAAGAATACATTGAATTTTTGAAATCATTCGGGGTGAAATATGATCTTAAATATGTGTTTGGGTAGGGAAAAATATGGAACCACTACGTGGTTCTGAAAATCTTTTCTTTCATATTCCTACAAATAGGTATCCGCTAAAGCGGATAGCAATAGGTTATATTCAGAAAGCCGGAATGAAACTGGAGCAGGTACAATCTCATCCATACCAGAGATACTGTGAAATTGTTCATGGCATCAAGTTAATATATAAAAAAAGGCGGGCTTAAAGACCCGCCTTTTTTATATTATTTTGTAGATTATCTGACTTTTATGTGCAGCTCTTTTAACTGGTCGTCGGCTACGGTTGAGGGGGCCTCGTCCATTAAAGATACTGCGCTGGCTGTCTTCGGGAACGCTATTACTTCCCTTATTGAAGGCGCACCGGCAAATATCATAGCCATTCTGTCGAATCCGAATGCAATTCCTCCGTGAGGCGGTGCTCCGTACTTGAAGGCGTTCATAAGGAATCCGAACTTCATCTCGGCTTCTTCATCCGAAATACCCAAAGCCTTGAACATCAATGACTGAAGGTTTGCGTCGTGGATTCTTATGCTGCCTCCGGCAATTTCGCTTCCGTTTAATACAAGATCGTATGCGCGGGCTTTAACCCTTGCCGGGTCTGTAAGCATGTATTCAACGTCTTCAAGCCTTGGAGAGGTAAACGGGTGATGCATTGCATAGAAACGCTTTG is a window of Ignavibacteria bacterium DNA encoding:
- a CDS encoding transposase, translating into MANTYSQVYIHIVHSTLGRVPLNHPDFKDELCKYITGIVSKKRQKMIAINCVSDHIHYFLGLNTELSIAEIVREVKRSSTCFINDKRLCLGEFKWQDGYGAFSYSHSHIDRVVRYIARQEEHHRIRTFQEEYIEFLKSFGVKYDLKYVFG